A DNA window from Vigna angularis cultivar LongXiaoDou No.4 chromosome 1, ASM1680809v1, whole genome shotgun sequence contains the following coding sequences:
- the LOC108336763 gene encoding S-adenosyl-L-methionine:benzoic acid/salicylic acid carboxyl methyltransferase 3 — protein sequence MEVAQVLRMNGGAGKTSYANNSFVQKKAITLSKPIREEAITGLYRSTLPRSLAIADLGCSSGPNTFSVVSELIKAVEKLCRKLNHKSPEYRLFLNDLPGNDFNSIFNSLDSFKEKLQTQMEGGIGPCYFSGVPGSFYSRVFPDQSLHFVHSSYSLQWLSKVPEGIDNNRGNLYIGRTSPPNVARAYYQQFQRDFSSFLKCRAEELVEEGRMVLTILGRRNDAEDPASKEGGYLIWELMAMALSEMCVQGIIKEEELDSLNIPQYTPSPSEVKLEVLKEGSFVINRVEVCQVNWNPLEDWNALEFECERSESLRDSGYNLAQCMRSVAEPILVSHFGEHIIEEVFSRFQKILTDRMSKCKTEFSNITILMTRKA from the exons ATGGAGGTAGCACAGGTACTGCGCATGAACGGTGGTGCTGGAAAAACAAGCTATGCAAACAACTCTTTTGTTCAG AAAAAGGCGATTACTTTATCGAAGCCCATAAGAGAGGAAGCCATTACTGGTTTGTATAGAAGCACACTCCCGAGAAGCTTGGCAATTGCAGATTTGGGTTGCTCTTCTGGACCAAACACTTTCTCTGTGGTGTCTGAACTCATCAAGGCCGTGGAGAAGCTTTGTCGGAAGCTGAACCATAAATCTCCAGAGTACAGGCTGTTTCTGAACGATCTTCCTGGGAATGACTTCAACAGCATCTTTAACTCCCTTGACAGCTTTAAAGAGAAATTGCAAACACAAATGGAAGGTGGGATTGGTCCATGCTACTTCTCCGGAGTTCCGGGTTCTTTCTATAGCAGGGTTTTCCCAGATCAAAGCCTTCATTTTGTTCATTCCTCTTACAGCCTTCAATGGCTATCTAAG GTTCCTGAGGGTATAGACAACAACAGGGGGAACCTTTATATAGGAAGAACAAGCCCACCAAATGTTGCGAGAGCTTACTACCAGCAATTTCAAAGAGATTTCTCTAGTTTTCTCAAGTGTCGTGCAGAGGAACTGGTTGAAGAAGGTCGTATGGTTCTCACAATTTTAGGAAGAAGAAACGATGCCGAGGATCCGGCAAGCAAGGAAGGTGGCTACCTTATTTGGGAGCTTATGGCTATGGCTCTTAGTGAAATGTGTGTGCAG GGAATAATAAAGGAAGAGGAATTGGATAGTCTTAACATCCCACAGTACACTCCATCACCATCTGAAGTGAAATTGGAAGTTCTTAAAGAAGGGTCGTTTGTGATCAATCGTGTAGAGGTGTGCCAGGTGAATTGGAATCCTCTTGAAGATTGGAACGCTCTTGAGTTTGAATGTGAAAGGTCTGAATCACTTCGAGACAGTGGATATAACCTCGCACAGTGCATGAGGTCTGTGGCAGAACCTATTCTGGTTAGCCACTTTGGTGAACATATCATTGAAGAGGTTTTCAGCCGTTTCCAGAAAATTCTGACTGATCGTATGTCTAAGTGTAAAACCGAGTTCAGCAACATTACGATATTGATGACTAGGAAAGCATAG